A region from the Natronoarchaeum mannanilyticum genome encodes:
- a CDS encoding glycoside hydrolase family 2 TIM barrel-domain containing protein, whose protein sequence is MSDSQRREAETEQSPRDRLSPTRRKFLQATGMAALAAGVGAQSGAAAPSDGPGDPGRISNLAAYLEDPETVAENVEPTHVTTAVPYGSVRAARQADEPFTELEARFAESEYVRLLNGEWQFAFHENPDDLPDSYDDLGADDWGSIDVPGVWQTQGYDQRIYTNNSITWDVYEPGQDGELVPGDDGTVDVPGVDDDGLDPVGTYRREFSVPAEWDGRETFLHFEGVKQAFFVWVDGEYVGFRTGSMTPAEFGVGDHVEAGGDHQVTVQVYRWADSEALETIDMFRYAGIFRSVYLFATPTVHLRDFYARTDLDDDYEDGQLRIDAEIANYGDAPAGEYEVRAHLYETDRTKPGRGPPRGKGRANAAKRGNGKKKGHDKSRERGPPDGRGPGERGGPPHGRGPGDNPPRGRKVTTIEATATVDEDGAVVSLDADVEDPDKWSAEHPNLYQLALELVDADGRTTEAMLEKVGFRTFETTRGQQGAEVLVNGEPVDIQGVNRHETDPDFGRTVPIDRVREDIETMKRFNVNSIRTSHYPNDPSLYRLADEYGVYVQDEVCVETHWWGGLLANTEVYHDQAVSQFRRMVLRDRNHASIFSWSTGNEAGTGAEHLEMASMAADSDEYIPADTSDVAGVSNVESFDGAVEGLAPDRLLYHQPNGGGWNVEYGDMLGPRYPDVGTILSVADGSYIGDGLRPVVMGEYNHAMGNSLGLVHEMWNEHIKPPVREATDRSGSDNPGALVGSPEVVPGPDAAPGGNTDGAVALGAGDAIEIRRDASLDVGVGLTVGATIRGDDLDASADAPVVVDDDRYALTLSDGEIEFSLAGGEASASASLPVGALDDWTTVVGVADASELAIHVDGERVAAVGHSISDLPAGDGPVRIGGDADRGREGRHADAALTVDGVGIYDRAVSADEAGDADGELDDGAVAAYDFADLLRDKSLVGGFIWDWVNQDLDDVTEDGEKFQFYHSDGPDGAFCLNGLVWSDRDPQPELWQLKHAHQPVGVADAAVEDGEIYVSNRYNFTDLDALEGSWELIADDETIETGEIDVDVEPGETRRVGLGVEVPADPEPGVEYRLTVRFALAEDTDYADAGHEVAFEQLEMPVDAPEPEPESLDAMPSLSVDESDADITVSGDEFEYVVDADAGTLSSMAYDGSELLDRGPLFSSWRAPIMNEIQQWGSAPALSWYDAGLDDLTHTVESVETNALDDSLVEVSVDGFAAGTELPPPLVTPDASGEGNGGEVVGDPEIVSGQSGQAVALDGESQYIDAGNDASLDFGAPEFTIQVRFKGLPANGQNNPFVSKGDHQYALKVSDSNELQFFIYQDTWITLNEPVPADLAEDEWHTLTGVATDGELRMYLDGELLGSSSHGATSVNRSSFPVHVGHNAENTDRYTATTIDEVRIYDRALSASEISSGFDEPPESTVLWYELDEFEEGESTEMGFEMQYRYRIYGSGDVRMDVEADPNAPLRDAVTGWLPKVGVQLELPERFEEFEWYGRGELETYPDRKWGVPIGRHAGSVDEQYVPYLPPTDNGNKAQTRWATLSDGDVSLLGMPGDEDANVSLEQWANLDEAEHQYELEERGSVGFNLDHRVTGVGGTPTDPIDRYQVPVDSTAFSVVLRPFDPDDADPMALANRTLPDADE, encoded by the coding sequence ATGAGCGACTCACAGCGACGGGAGGCGGAGACCGAACAGTCACCTCGCGATCGGCTCTCGCCGACGCGACGGAAGTTCCTGCAGGCGACCGGGATGGCGGCGCTGGCGGCGGGCGTCGGCGCCCAGTCCGGCGCCGCGGCGCCGTCGGACGGGCCGGGCGACCCCGGCCGGATCTCGAACCTCGCGGCGTATCTCGAGGATCCCGAGACGGTCGCGGAGAACGTCGAACCGACACACGTCACCACCGCGGTCCCCTACGGATCCGTACGGGCGGCCCGGCAGGCCGACGAGCCGTTCACCGAACTCGAAGCGCGGTTCGCCGAGTCCGAGTACGTCCGGCTGCTCAACGGAGAGTGGCAGTTCGCGTTCCACGAGAATCCCGACGACCTCCCCGACTCGTACGACGACCTCGGGGCCGACGACTGGGGATCGATCGACGTCCCCGGCGTCTGGCAGACGCAGGGGTACGACCAGCGGATCTACACGAACAACTCGATCACGTGGGACGTCTACGAGCCGGGACAGGACGGCGAGCTCGTCCCCGGCGACGACGGCACCGTCGACGTCCCCGGCGTCGACGACGACGGCCTCGACCCCGTTGGAACCTACCGACGAGAGTTCTCGGTGCCCGCCGAGTGGGACGGCCGGGAGACGTTCCTGCACTTCGAGGGGGTCAAGCAGGCCTTCTTCGTGTGGGTCGACGGCGAGTACGTCGGCTTCCGCACCGGCTCGATGACGCCCGCCGAGTTCGGCGTCGGCGACCACGTCGAAGCCGGCGGCGACCACCAGGTGACGGTACAGGTGTACCGCTGGGCCGACAGCGAGGCCCTGGAGACGATCGACATGTTCCGGTACGCCGGCATCTTCCGGAGCGTCTACCTGTTCGCGACGCCGACGGTCCACCTCCGGGACTTCTACGCGCGGACCGACCTCGACGACGACTACGAGGACGGCCAACTCCGGATCGACGCCGAGATCGCCAACTACGGCGACGCGCCCGCGGGGGAGTACGAGGTGCGCGCGCACCTCTACGAGACCGACCGGACGAAGCCGGGGCGCGGCCCGCCGCGCGGGAAGGGAAGAGCGAACGCGGCAAAGCGTGGCAACGGCAAGAAGAAGGGACACGACAAGTCGAGGGAACGCGGCCCGCCCGACGGCCGCGGTCCCGGCGAACGAGGCGGCCCGCCGCACGGGCGCGGTCCGGGCGACAACCCGCCGCGCGGGCGCAAGGTCACGACGATCGAGGCGACCGCGACCGTCGACGAGGACGGCGCCGTCGTCTCGCTCGACGCCGACGTCGAGGATCCCGACAAGTGGTCGGCCGAGCATCCGAACCTCTACCAGCTCGCGCTGGAGCTCGTCGACGCCGACGGCCGGACGACCGAGGCGATGCTGGAGAAGGTCGGCTTCCGCACCTTCGAGACGACCCGCGGCCAGCAGGGCGCAGAGGTGCTGGTCAACGGGGAGCCGGTCGACATCCAGGGCGTGAACCGCCACGAGACCGACCCCGACTTCGGCCGGACGGTCCCGATCGACCGGGTACGGGAAGACATCGAGACGATGAAGCGGTTCAACGTCAACTCGATCCGGACCTCCCACTACCCGAACGACCCGTCGCTGTACCGGCTCGCCGACGAGTACGGCGTCTACGTGCAGGACGAGGTCTGCGTCGAGACCCACTGGTGGGGCGGTCTGCTCGCGAACACCGAGGTCTACCACGACCAGGCCGTCTCGCAGTTCCGCCGGATGGTGCTCCGTGATCGCAACCACGCGTCGATCTTCAGCTGGTCGACCGGGAATGAGGCCGGCACCGGCGCCGAGCACCTGGAGATGGCGTCGATGGCGGCCGACTCCGACGAGTACATCCCCGCGGACACCTCGGACGTCGCCGGCGTCAGCAACGTCGAGTCCTTCGACGGGGCGGTGGAGGGGCTCGCGCCCGATCGACTGCTCTACCACCAGCCCAACGGCGGCGGCTGGAACGTCGAGTACGGCGACATGCTCGGGCCGCGGTACCCCGACGTCGGCACCATCCTGTCGGTCGCCGACGGCTCCTACATCGGCGACGGGCTCCGCCCGGTCGTGATGGGCGAGTACAACCACGCGATGGGCAACAGCTTAGGGCTCGTCCACGAGATGTGGAACGAGCACATCAAGCCGCCCGTCCGAGAGGCGACCGATCGGAGCGGCTCGGACAATCCGGGCGCGCTCGTCGGCTCGCCCGAGGTCGTCCCCGGGCCGGACGCCGCGCCGGGCGGGAACACCGACGGCGCCGTCGCCCTCGGTGCCGGCGACGCGATCGAGATCCGGCGCGACGCGAGCCTCGACGTCGGCGTCGGGCTCACGGTCGGCGCGACGATCCGCGGCGACGATCTCGACGCGAGCGCCGACGCGCCAGTCGTCGTGGATGACGACCGCTACGCCTTGACGCTCTCGGACGGCGAGATCGAGTTCTCGCTCGCGGGCGGCGAGGCGTCGGCTTCGGCGTCGCTCCCTGTCGGCGCGCTCGACGACTGGACGACGGTGGTCGGCGTCGCGGACGCGAGCGAACTCGCGATCCACGTCGACGGCGAACGCGTCGCCGCGGTGGGCCACTCCATCTCGGACCTGCCGGCCGGCGATGGGCCGGTTCGGATTGGCGGCGACGCCGATCGCGGTCGCGAGGGCCGCCACGCCGACGCGGCTCTCACCGTCGACGGCGTCGGCATCTACGATCGCGCCGTGAGCGCCGACGAAGCGGGCGACGCCGACGGCGAGCTCGACGACGGCGCTGTCGCGGCCTACGACTTCGCGGACCTGCTGCGGGACAAGAGCCTCGTCGGCGGGTTCATCTGGGACTGGGTTAACCAGGATCTCGACGACGTCACCGAGGACGGCGAGAAGTTCCAGTTCTACCACAGCGACGGCCCGGACGGGGCGTTCTGCCTCAACGGGCTGGTCTGGTCCGATCGCGATCCCCAGCCCGAGCTGTGGCAGCTCAAGCACGCCCACCAGCCGGTCGGCGTCGCCGACGCCGCCGTTGAGGACGGCGAGATCTACGTCTCGAACCGCTACAACTTCACCGACCTCGACGCCCTGGAGGGGTCGTGGGAGCTGATCGCGGACGACGAGACGATCGAGACGGGCGAGATCGACGTCGACGTCGAACCGGGCGAGACGCGCCGCGTCGGCCTCGGCGTCGAGGTGCCCGCCGACCCCGAGCCGGGCGTCGAGTACCGGCTGACGGTGCGGTTCGCCCTCGCAGAAGACACCGACTACGCCGACGCCGGCCACGAGGTCGCCTTCGAACAGTTGGAGATGCCCGTCGACGCGCCCGAGCCGGAGCCGGAATCGCTCGACGCCATGCCGTCGCTCTCGGTCGATGAGAGCGATGCCGACATCACAGTTTCCGGCGACGAGTTCGAGTACGTCGTCGACGCCGACGCGGGGACGCTATCCTCGATGGCGTACGACGGCAGCGAGCTGCTCGACCGCGGCCCGCTGTTTAGCTCGTGGCGCGCGCCGATCATGAACGAGATCCAGCAGTGGGGGTCGGCGCCCGCGCTCTCGTGGTACGACGCCGGCCTCGACGACCTGACCCACACCGTCGAGTCCGTCGAGACGAACGCGCTCGACGACTCGCTGGTGGAGGTGTCGGTCGACGGCTTCGCGGCGGGGACCGAGCTCCCGCCGCCGCTGGTTACGCCGGACGCCTCGGGCGAGGGGAACGGCGGCGAGGTCGTCGGCGACCCCGAGATCGTCTCGGGCCAGAGCGGCCAGGCCGTCGCGCTCGACGGCGAGTCCCAGTACATCGACGCCGGCAACGACGCCAGCCTCGACTTCGGCGCGCCGGAGTTCACGATCCAGGTGCGATTCAAGGGGCTCCCCGCGAACGGCCAGAACAACCCGTTCGTCAGCAAGGGCGACCACCAGTACGCGCTGAAGGTCTCCGACAGCAACGAACTCCAGTTCTTCATCTACCAGGACACCTGGATCACGCTCAACGAGCCGGTGCCCGCTGACCTCGCAGAGGACGAGTGGCACACGCTGACCGGCGTCGCGACCGACGGGGAACTGCGGATGTACCTGGACGGGGAGCTGCTGGGAAGCAGTAGTCACGGTGCGACGAGCGTCAACCGGTCGTCGTTCCCGGTCCACGTCGGGCACAACGCCGAGAACACCGACCGGTACACGGCGACGACGATCGACGAGGTGCGGATCTACGACCGGGCGCTGTCGGCGAGCGAAATCTCCTCGGGCTTCGACGAACCGCCCGAGAGCACGGTGCTGTGGTACGAACTGGACGAGTTCGAGGAGGGCGAGTCGACGGAGATGGGCTTCGAGATGCAGTACCGCTACCGGATCTACGGGAGTGGCGACGTGCGAATGGACGTCGAAGCCGATCCGAACGCGCCGCTGCGCGACGCGGTGACGGGATGGCTCCCGAAGGTCGGCGTCCAGCTCGAACTGCCCGAGCGGTTCGAGGAGTTCGAGTGGTACGGCCGCGGCGAGCTGGAGACTTACCCCGACCGCAAGTGGGGCGTCCCGATCGGGCGCCACGCTGGCTCGGTCGACGAGCAGTACGTCCCCTACCTGCCGCCGACGGACAACGGGAACAAGGCCCAGACGCGCTGGGCGACGCTCTCGGACGGCGACGTCTCGCTGCTCGGGATGCCCGGCGACGAGGACGCCAACGTCAGCCTCGAACAGTGGGCGAACCTCGACGAGGCCGAGCACCAGTACGAACTGGAGGAGCGCGGCTCGGTCGGGTTCAACCTCGACCACCGCGTGACCGGCGTCGGCGGGACGCCGACCGACCCGATCGACCGCTACCAGGTCCCGGTCGACTCGACCGCGTTCAGCGTCGTGCTCCGGCCGTTCGATCCCGACGACGCCGATCCGATGGCGCTCGCCAATCGGACGCTGCCCGACGCCGACGAGTAA
- a CDS encoding transcriptional regulator, with protein sequence MSRSALVGNVVAMLEDAGFAVSDRCAIRPRSFDVAARRGEDLVLLKILRNVDAFDAETGQEMRRIGAYLDATPLVVGLRTRDEELKPEVVYFRHGVPALSPDTAMDLFVEELPPLIYAAPGGLYVSIDSEILEDKREERGWSLGQLASELGVSRRTVSKYEDGMNASIEVAMQLEEMFGSGLTSPVDVLDGAEEVRDEDPTPNEPDADPDDERIVTVMTQAGYDVHPTLRAPFKAVSEEAEDADPAEGTVLTGHSEFTRAAEKRAKIMGSLGRVVGTRSVYFVDSTKRDSVEGTALIEREEAESIDDPDEFRDLLRERTDYEEEPA encoded by the coding sequence ATGTCCCGGTCTGCGCTGGTCGGCAACGTCGTCGCCATGCTCGAGGACGCGGGTTTCGCGGTGAGCGACCGCTGTGCGATCCGTCCGCGGAGCTTCGACGTCGCCGCCCGCCGGGGAGAAGACCTGGTGTTGCTGAAGATCCTGCGGAACGTCGACGCGTTCGACGCCGAGACGGGCCAGGAGATGCGCCGCATCGGCGCGTACCTCGACGCGACGCCGCTGGTCGTCGGCCTGCGGACGCGCGACGAGGAGCTCAAGCCCGAGGTCGTGTACTTCCGCCACGGCGTCCCGGCGCTGAGCCCCGACACCGCGATGGACCTGTTCGTCGAGGAGCTCCCGCCGCTGATCTACGCCGCCCCCGGCGGCCTGTACGTCAGCATCGACAGCGAGATCCTCGAAGACAAGCGCGAGGAACGCGGTTGGAGCCTCGGCCAACTGGCCTCGGAGCTGGGGGTTTCGCGACGCACCGTCTCGAAGTACGAGGACGGGATGAACGCCTCCATCGAGGTCGCGATGCAGTTAGAGGAGATGTTCGGCTCCGGGCTGACCAGCCCGGTCGACGTGCTCGACGGCGCCGAGGAGGTCCGCGACGAGGACCCGACGCCGAACGAACCCGACGCCGACCCCGACGACGAGCGCATCGTCACGGTGATGACCCAGGCGGGCTACGACGTCCACCCGACGCTGCGCGCGCCGTTCAAAGCCGTCAGCGAGGAAGCCGAGGACGCCGACCCCGCCGAGGGGACGGTGCTGACGGGCCACTCGGAGTTCACCCGCGCCGCCGAGAAACGCGCCAAGATCATGGGCTCGCTGGGCCGAGTGGTGGGGACGCGCTCTGTGTACTTCGTCGACAGCACCAAGCGCGACTCCGTCGAGGGCACCGCGCTCATCGAGCGCGAGGAGGCCGAGTCGATCGACGACCCCGACGAGTTCCGCGACCTGCTCCGCGAGCGGACGGACTACGAAGAAGAACCGGCCTAG
- a CDS encoding DMT family transporter, with amino-acid sequence MELGLGYAVLAAFVWGGYLFGLKQYFEGYPATTLTVCVNAFAIAFYLPVTLRALSNGAGSALAGLGALDVGVVALTVCATAGAFVLFLYAIAEGDVSYVTPINKIVPALVVPIEVLALGEVLTPLQLLGVVVATSAIYVANYRAGGLLDPFRRIARSRPAQLALLSAALYAVSDVGKRVALQELAIPTALWVPVLLSGILLVLLVPAVRERPDAMRADLPKFAVAGAFVATGEHVTSLAFSLVPASVASPIINTQAILVVLLGGVVLGEEHFRVRVAAAVLAVGGVTLIAV; translated from the coding sequence ATGGAACTCGGGCTCGGCTACGCGGTGCTCGCGGCGTTCGTCTGGGGCGGCTACCTGTTCGGCCTCAAGCAGTACTTCGAGGGCTACCCCGCGACGACGCTGACGGTCTGTGTCAACGCCTTCGCGATCGCGTTCTACCTCCCGGTGACCCTGCGGGCGCTCTCGAACGGCGCCGGATCGGCGCTCGCAGGTCTGGGCGCGCTCGACGTCGGCGTCGTCGCGCTGACGGTCTGTGCGACGGCGGGCGCGTTCGTCCTCTTTCTGTACGCGATCGCGGAGGGCGACGTCTCCTACGTCACGCCGATCAACAAGATCGTCCCCGCGCTGGTCGTCCCGATCGAAGTGCTCGCCCTCGGCGAGGTGCTGACGCCGCTGCAACTCCTGGGTGTGGTCGTCGCCACTTCCGCGATCTACGTGGCGAACTACCGCGCCGGCGGGCTGCTCGATCCGTTCCGGCGGATCGCCCGCTCGCGGCCGGCCCAGCTCGCGCTGCTGTCGGCCGCGCTGTACGCCGTCAGCGACGTCGGGAAGCGGGTCGCCTTACAGGAGCTCGCCATTCCGACGGCACTGTGGGTGCCGGTGCTGCTGAGCGGCATCCTCCTCGTGTTGCTGGTGCCGGCCGTCAGGGAGCGCCCGGACGCGATGCGGGCCGACCTGCCGAAGTTCGCCGTCGCGGGCGCGTTCGTCGCGACGGGCGAGCACGTCACCTCGCTGGCGTTCTCGCTGGTGCCCGCCAGCGTCGCCTCGCCGATCATCAACACGCAGGCGATCCTGGTCGTCCTGCTCGGCGGCGTCGTGCTCGGCGAGGAGCACTTCCGCGTGCGCGTCGCCGCGGCGGTGTTGGCTGTGGGCGGCGTGACGCTGATCGCGGTCTGA
- a CDS encoding S1C family serine protease has product MGQGRFALGVALLVVIGTVAAGAVAAPTNGGASSGNQASEIDGAALQADATDDSGTATNENGSGTNDGPNGTTTATRSPGVCDYAGLYDRTIDSVVAIQTGTGIGSGFVYRVADDGTGYVVTNAHVVGDSEEVVVQLADGESRTGEVVGRDVLSDLAVIEIPETPDDAEALPVADGTADPGNAVAALGNPFGLDETITHGIVSGVNRSMPTTRGYSVPNVVQTDAPISPGNSGGPLVTCDGTVVGVNTAGIAARGAENIGFAVSATLIDRVVPALIEDGEYEYSYLGVAATPVTPPIAEANDLNVTEGLYVVRTAEDSPAADALDGATENETAAGFSVPVGGDVIVAIDGQPVSSGEELSSYLVTETSPGDEVTLTVLRDGERQEIEVTLAERPEPQTGPTGQPPGGPPG; this is encoded by the coding sequence ATGGGGCAGGGACGCTTCGCGCTCGGCGTCGCGCTGCTCGTCGTCATCGGAACGGTGGCGGCGGGCGCGGTCGCGGCGCCGACGAACGGCGGCGCATCGAGCGGTAACCAGGCGAGCGAGATCGACGGAGCGGCGCTGCAGGCGGACGCGACGGACGATAGCGGAACCGCGACAAACGAGAACGGATCGGGAACGAACGACGGCCCGAACGGGACGACGACCGCGACCCGGTCGCCCGGCGTCTGTGACTACGCGGGCCTGTACGACCGGACGATAGACTCGGTCGTCGCGATCCAGACCGGCACCGGGATCGGCTCGGGATTCGTCTACCGCGTCGCGGACGACGGGACGGGGTACGTCGTCACGAACGCCCACGTCGTCGGCGATTCCGAGGAGGTCGTCGTCCAGCTGGCCGACGGCGAGTCCCGGACCGGCGAGGTGGTCGGGCGGGACGTGCTCTCCGATCTAGCGGTGATCGAGATACCGGAGACGCCCGACGACGCCGAGGCGCTGCCGGTCGCCGACGGGACGGCCGATCCCGGCAACGCCGTCGCGGCGCTGGGCAACCCCTTCGGCCTCGACGAGACGATCACCCACGGGATCGTCAGCGGCGTCAACCGGTCGATGCCGACGACGCGGGGATACTCGGTCCCCAACGTCGTCCAGACCGACGCGCCGATCAGCCCGGGGAACAGCGGCGGTCCGCTGGTGACCTGCGACGGTACCGTCGTCGGCGTCAACACCGCCGGCATCGCCGCCCGGGGCGCCGAGAACATCGGCTTCGCGGTCTCGGCGACCCTGATCGACCGGGTCGTCCCCGCGCTGATCGAGGACGGCGAGTACGAGTACTCGTACCTCGGCGTCGCGGCGACGCCGGTCACGCCGCCGATCGCGGAGGCCAACGATCTGAACGTCACCGAGGGGCTGTACGTCGTCAGGACCGCGGAAGATAGCCCGGCGGCCGACGCGCTGGATGGCGCGACCGAGAACGAGACCGCCGCGGGCTTTTCCGTGCCGGTCGGCGGTGACGTGATCGTCGCGATCGACGGCCAGCCGGTGTCCTCGGGCGAGGAACTCTCCTCGTATCTCGTCACCGAGACCAGCCCCGGCGACGAGGTGACGCTGACGGTGCTGCGCGACGGCGAACGGCAGGAGATCGAGGTGACGCTCGCCGAACGGCCCGAACCCCAGACCGGGCCGACCGGACAACCGCCCGGCGGTCCTCCGGGATGA
- a CDS encoding TRAM domain-containing protein — MADCPLADDCPSFSERIEGMGCQHYGDRGGKEWCKHYSQPISDLKTQPVKPKEEVVVDVTDIHESGAGVGRTEDGFIVMVDGVLPDARARVEITEVRSNHARAEELERLPMDEDLEDADTESDDEDGADAEDDADAEDDDSGGGRGPDRERLGSRDNFWGS; from the coding sequence ATGGCCGACTGTCCACTGGCGGACGACTGCCCGAGTTTCTCGGAGCGCATCGAAGGCATGGGGTGCCAGCACTACGGCGACCGGGGCGGCAAGGAGTGGTGCAAGCACTACAGCCAGCCGATCAGCGACCTGAAGACCCAGCCCGTCAAGCCCAAAGAGGAGGTCGTCGTCGACGTGACCGACATCCACGAGAGCGGCGCCGGCGTCGGCCGGACCGAGGACGGCTTCATCGTGATGGTCGACGGCGTGCTGCCCGACGCTCGCGCACGAGTCGAGATCACGGAGGTTCGCTCGAATCACGCCCGCGCGGAGGAGTTAGAGCGCCTCCCGATGGACGAGGACCTCGAAGACGCCGACACCGAGAGCGATGACGAAGACGGCGCGGACGCCGAGGACGACGCCGACGCCGAGGACGACGACAGCGGCGGCGGCCGCGGCCCCGACCGCGAGCGGCTCGGCAGCCGCGACAACTTCTGGGGCTCGTAG
- a CDS encoding heme-binding protein, translating into MERREPPQTDEGWYVLHDLRTIDWDAWRGASERDRELAIDDGVEFLEAAENLDDAEAGASAVFSVFGHEADLLILHLRPTIRELDTLERRFEQTAFAEFTERTNSYLSVTEASGYTGAEAYFDPEQEADPGIKNYIESRLYPDLPDAEFVSFYPMDKRRQPEQNWYDLSFEDRAELMSGHGDIGREYAGKVSQIISGSVGLDDFEWGVTLFADDPTDVKDLLYEMRFDPSSSKYAEFGPFFSGRRFPPSDLGALLAGESIPTDEDAFGDADAAGADEDLLAELERLGVDVDAAPAGANGLVFDSEADVETVREEVDGLRGNFEHYDTHVLTEVYEDGDGAAIVSVWETESAADTAAGFLEELPGVTDYRQGSLGGAGDAEGGAAENDAGHPGSDADAGGHPHGGDDADSGGHPHGDDAAAHEAETERAAPSHGSDGEADIRDELEERGIYGGQPRGEDVYALVLYSEADPDELSEEVESLSDGFDRYDSHVKTAVYEAAPEDAHPAVVSIWENEDAAGTAGGYLEDLPGIVRQAGDEPEDESQFGTMGMFYTVKPEYRDDFVEKFGTVGGLLADMDGHRRTDLYANREDENDMFIASRWESREDCMEFFRSDAFVDTVDWGRDVLDGRPRHVFLA; encoded by the coding sequence ATGGAACGACGGGAGCCGCCACAGACCGACGAGGGCTGGTACGTCCTCCACGACCTGCGGACGATCGACTGGGACGCCTGGCGCGGAGCGTCCGAGCGCGATCGCGAACTGGCGATCGACGACGGCGTCGAGTTTCTGGAAGCTGCAGAGAACCTCGACGACGCCGAGGCGGGCGCCTCCGCGGTGTTCAGCGTCTTCGGCCACGAGGCCGACCTCCTGATCCTGCACCTCCGGCCGACGATCCGCGAACTCGACACGCTGGAGCGCCGGTTCGAGCAGACCGCGTTCGCCGAGTTCACCGAGCGCACGAACTCCTATCTCTCGGTGACCGAGGCGTCGGGCTACACCGGCGCAGAGGCGTACTTCGACCCCGAGCAGGAAGCCGACCCGGGCATCAAGAACTACATCGAGTCGCGACTCTACCCCGACTTGCCCGACGCCGAGTTCGTCAGCTTCTACCCGATGGACAAGCGCCGCCAGCCCGAGCAGAACTGGTACGACCTGTCGTTCGAGGACCGCGCCGAGCTGATGTCGGGCCACGGCGACATCGGCCGCGAGTACGCCGGCAAGGTCAGCCAGATCATCTCCGGCAGCGTCGGCCTCGACGACTTCGAGTGGGGCGTCACCCTCTTTGCCGACGATCCGACCGACGTCAAGGATCTGCTCTACGAGATGCGCTTCGACCCCTCCTCCTCGAAGTACGCCGAGTTCGGGCCGTTCTTCTCCGGCCGGCGCTTCCCGCCGAGCGATCTCGGCGCGCTGCTGGCCGGCGAGTCGATCCCGACCGACGAGGACGCCTTCGGCGACGCCGACGCCGCCGGCGCCGACGAGGACCTGCTCGCGGAACTGGAGCGGCTCGGCGTCGACGTCGACGCCGCGCCCGCCGGCGCGAACGGACTGGTCTTCGACTCCGAGGCCGACGTCGAAACCGTCCGCGAGGAGGTCGATGGCCTGCGCGGGAACTTCGAGCACTACGACACGCACGTGCTGACCGAGGTGTACGAGGACGGAGACGGCGCGGCGATCGTCAGCGTCTGGGAAACCGAGAGCGCCGCCGACACCGCCGCCGGCTTCCTCGAAGAGCTGCCGGGCGTCACCGACTACCGACAGGGCTCGTTGGGCGGCGCGGGCGACGCCGAAGGCGGGGCTGCAGAGAACGACGCCGGTCACCCCGGAAGCGACGCCGACGCGGGCGGCCACCCGCACGGCGGCGACGATGCAGATTCGGGCGGCCACCCCCACGGCGACGACGCGGCCGCGCACGAAGCCGAAACCGAGCGCGCAGCCCCGTCCCACGGGAGCGACGGCGAGGCCGACATCCGCGATGAGCTGGAGGAACGGGGCATCTACGGCGGTCAGCCCCGCGGCGAGGACGTGTACGCGCTCGTGCTGTACTCCGAGGCCGACCCCGACGAGCTCTCCGAGGAAGTCGAGAGCTTGAGCGACGGGTTCGACCGGTACGACTCCCACGTCAAGACCGCGGTGTACGAGGCCGCACCCGAGGACGCTCACCCTGCGGTCGTCAGCATCTGGGAGAACGAGGACGCGGCCGGCACCGCCGGCGGCTACCTCGAAGACCTGCCGGGAATCGTCCGGCAAGCGGGCGACGAGCCCGAAGACGAGTCCCAGTTCGGGACGATGGGGATGTTCTACACGGTCAAGCCGGAGTACCGCGACGACTTCGTCGAGAAGTTCGGCACCGTCGGCGGCCTGCTCGCGGACATGGACGGCCACCGCCGGACCGATCTCTACGCCAACCGCGAGGACGAGAACGACATGTTCATCGCGAGCCGCTGGGAGTCCCGCGAGGACTGCATGGAGTTTTTCCGCAGCGACGCGTTCGTCGACACCGTCGACTGGGGCCGCGACGTGCTCGACGGGCGTCCGCGACACGTGTTTCTGGCGTAA